One Erythrobacter aureus DNA segment encodes these proteins:
- a CDS encoding isovaleryl-CoA dehydrogenase has translation MRATPDFDFQLGESAEMIRESVSRFADEQIAPLADKVDREDYFPKSELWQQMGELGLHGITVSEEDGGLDLGYLEHVIAVEEVSRASASVGLSYGAHSNLCVNQIARWGNTEQKANYLPKLISGEHVGSLAMSEAGAGSDVVSMKAKAEKVDGGYVLNGTKFWITNAPYADTLVVYAKTSPDAASRGITTFLIEKDFVGFSIGQKIEKVGMRGSPTAELVFDDCFVPEENVMGPENGGVGVLMSGLDYERVVLAGLQLGVMQACLDTVIPYLRERKQFGKPIGSFQLMQAKVADMYVALQSARAYTYAVAKSCDAEKTTRFDAAGAILLASENAFRVAAESVQALGGAGYTLDWPVERYMRDAKLLDIGAGTNEIRRMLIGRELIGAAG, from the coding sequence ATGCGCGCGACCCCCGATTTCGATTTCCAGCTCGGCGAAAGCGCCGAAATGATCCGCGAGAGCGTGTCTCGCTTCGCCGACGAACAGATCGCTCCGCTGGCAGACAAGGTCGATCGCGAGGATTACTTCCCGAAGTCCGAGCTGTGGCAGCAGATGGGCGAGCTGGGCCTGCACGGCATCACTGTGAGCGAAGAGGATGGCGGGCTCGATCTCGGCTATCTGGAGCATGTCATCGCGGTCGAGGAAGTCAGCCGTGCGAGCGCGAGCGTGGGCCTCAGCTATGGGGCGCATTCCAACCTCTGCGTCAACCAGATTGCACGCTGGGGTAACACGGAACAGAAGGCCAATTACCTTCCGAAGCTCATCAGCGGCGAGCATGTGGGCAGCCTGGCGATGAGCGAGGCAGGCGCCGGTTCGGACGTCGTCTCGATGAAGGCGAAGGCCGAGAAGGTCGATGGCGGGTATGTGCTCAACGGCACGAAGTTCTGGATCACCAACGCGCCTTACGCCGATACGCTGGTGGTCTATGCCAAGACTTCGCCCGACGCCGCCAGCCGCGGCATCACCACCTTCCTGATAGAGAAGGATTTCGTTGGCTTTTCGATCGGCCAGAAGATCGAGAAGGTCGGCATGCGCGGCTCGCCCACGGCCGAGCTCGTGTTCGACGATTGCTTCGTTCCGGAAGAGAACGTGATGGGTCCCGAAAACGGGGGCGTCGGCGTGCTGATGAGCGGGCTGGATTACGAGCGCGTGGTCCTTGCCGGATTGCAGCTCGGCGTGATGCAGGCCTGCCTCGACACGGTCATCCCCTACCTTCGCGAGCGCAAGCAGTTCGGCAAGCCCATCGGCAGCTTCCAGCTTATGCAGGCCAAGGTGGCGGACATGTATGTCGCGCTGCAATCGGCGCGTGCCTATACCTATGCCGTGGCCAAGAGCTGCGATGCGGAAAAGACCACCCGCTTCGATGCGGCCGGCGCGATCCTGCTGGCATCGGAAAACGCCTTCCGCGTGGCCGCTGAAAGCGTTCAGGCACTGGGCGGCGCGGGCTACACGCTCGACTGGCCGGTGGAACGGTACATGCGCGATGCCAAGCTGCTCGATATCGGGGCGGGCACGAACGAGATCCGGCGGATGCTGATCGGGCGCGAACTGATCGGGGCGGCGGGGTGA
- a CDS encoding ATP-binding cassette domain-containing protein: protein MTETPGALLQLCDLCKSYETTDAVSGVSLAIARGEFVALVGASGSGKSTLLKTVNRLVEPTSGTVRFDGEPIANLPLAALRHRIGYVFQSIGLFPHMTVSENIAIGPRLVGEKLAARRVEKLLELVDLDPAMATRMPDELSGGQRQRVGVARALANEPQVLLMDEPFGALDPVTRDALGNRVRALHEKLGLTTVMVTHDMAEALLLADRVLVMEDGRIVADEAPQALLAGAGGAIAQGLVAVPRAQADRLAELAR, encoded by the coding sequence ATGACCGAAACGCCCGGGGCGCTGCTTCAGCTATGCGACCTGTGCAAGAGCTATGAGACCACCGATGCGGTGTCCGGAGTTTCGCTCGCCATCGCCCGCGGCGAGTTCGTCGCGCTGGTGGGCGCTTCGGGATCGGGCAAGTCGACGCTGCTGAAAACCGTCAACCGGCTGGTCGAGCCGACATCGGGCACCGTGCGCTTCGATGGCGAACCTATCGCGAACCTGCCCCTCGCCGCGCTCCGACACCGAATTGGCTATGTGTTCCAGTCGATCGGCCTGTTTCCCCATATGACCGTGAGCGAAAACATCGCCATCGGCCCGCGGCTGGTCGGCGAAAAGCTGGCGGCCAGGCGGGTCGAAAAACTTCTCGAACTCGTCGATCTCGATCCCGCCATGGCTACCCGCATGCCCGACGAACTGTCCGGCGGACAGCGCCAGCGGGTCGGCGTGGCCCGCGCGCTGGCGAACGAGCCGCAAGTTCTGCTGATGGACGAACCTTTCGGCGCGCTCGACCCGGTTACCCGCGACGCGCTGGGCAATCGCGTCCGCGCGCTCCACGAGAAACTCGGCCTCACGACCGTGATGGTCACACACGACATGGCCGAAGCGCTGCTGCTGGCCGATCGGGTGCTGGTGATGGAGGATGGCAGGATCGTCGCCGACGAAGCCCCGCAAGCTCTGCTCGCCGGGGCGGGGGGCGCAATCGCGCAAGGGCTTGTCGCGGTTCCGCGCGCGCAGGCCGATCGGCTCGCGGAGCTGGCCCGGTGA
- a CDS encoding sensor histidine kinase yields MFRKDNILWPDGQSPSDAHCDEDKRLAILAAHGTKGLVDDPELQEIVDLVARICDAPIAMVTMVEKEQQSFLSRTGLEARDTPRSNSFCAHAMLGGDPMVIHDTLEDRRFADNPLVAGPPHIRFYAGHPLISTEGAPLGALCIIDTVPRDHGLSPLQREALSVLAKSVMRRISQQRLSESAQRALDVRESYLQRMIDSVPGIAWSADEDGNFDHVNAQWEELTGLPKPRVAADWRTAIHPEDWQATSGEFLASLHSGEPFEYEWRLKLADGGYRWMLSRAVRAAVGPDRKRWFGTVIDVDRQHRLSDTRDLLANELSHRIKNIFAVVSGLVAIRSRGKPEVAEFAAELNQVIRDLNTAHNYVRPDHGPTANTLSGLLADLLAPYGTPGEERFSISGPGIAIGPRAATPLALIFHELATNSAKYGALSCPEGTVTVAVEDDCSDTGNICVTWRENARSCGLPGESDREGFGSRLLRMAVEGQLGGTFERTYSDDGLDVRIGFPRSAVDS; encoded by the coding sequence ATGTTTCGCAAGGACAACATCCTGTGGCCGGACGGGCAATCACCCTCCGATGCCCATTGCGACGAGGACAAGCGCCTCGCGATTCTGGCCGCCCACGGCACGAAGGGGCTGGTGGATGATCCGGAATTGCAGGAGATCGTCGACCTCGTCGCGCGGATTTGCGATGCCCCGATCGCGATGGTCACGATGGTCGAAAAGGAGCAGCAGAGCTTCCTGTCCCGCACCGGCCTCGAAGCCCGCGACACTCCCCGCTCGAACAGCTTTTGCGCGCATGCCATGCTGGGGGGGGACCCCATGGTGATACACGATACGCTTGAGGACCGGCGTTTCGCCGACAATCCGCTAGTCGCCGGGCCACCGCATATCCGGTTCTATGCCGGCCACCCGTTGATATCGACTGAAGGCGCCCCGCTCGGCGCATTGTGTATCATCGACACCGTACCGCGCGACCATGGGTTGTCACCACTGCAACGCGAAGCCCTTTCGGTTCTGGCCAAGAGCGTCATGCGACGGATATCCCAGCAGCGGCTGAGCGAGAGCGCCCAGCGAGCACTCGATGTCCGCGAAAGCTATTTGCAGCGCATGATCGACAGCGTACCGGGCATCGCCTGGTCGGCCGACGAAGATGGCAATTTCGATCATGTGAACGCCCAATGGGAGGAGCTGACGGGTCTTCCCAAACCCCGGGTAGCCGCCGACTGGCGCACTGCGATCCATCCCGAGGACTGGCAGGCGACATCGGGCGAGTTCCTGGCCTCGCTCCACAGCGGCGAGCCGTTCGAATATGAATGGCGCTTGAAACTGGCGGATGGCGGCTACCGATGGATGCTGTCACGGGCAGTCCGGGCCGCGGTCGGTCCCGACCGCAAGCGCTGGTTCGGAACGGTGATCGACGTCGATCGCCAGCACCGTCTTTCCGACACGCGCGACCTGCTGGCAAACGAGCTGTCGCACCGGATCAAGAACATCTTCGCCGTCGTCTCCGGCCTTGTCGCGATCCGTTCGCGCGGGAAACCGGAGGTTGCGGAATTCGCGGCGGAGCTCAATCAGGTGATTCGCGACCTGAATACGGCGCACAATTACGTCCGCCCCGATCACGGACCGACGGCGAACACGCTTTCCGGCCTGCTGGCAGACCTGCTTGCGCCCTATGGAACCCCCGGCGAGGAACGGTTCAGTATAAGCGGTCCGGGAATCGCGATCGGACCACGCGCCGCCACGCCGCTGGCGCTGATATTCCACGAACTGGCGACAAATTCCGCCAAATATGGCGCGCTGTCCTGCCCCGAGGGAACCGTGACGGTCGCGGTGGAGGACGATTGCAGCGACACGGGCAATATCTGCGTCACCTGGCGCGAAAATGCGCGAAGCTGCGGCCTACCCGGCGAATCGGATCGCGAGGGCTTCGGTTCGCGCCTGCTGCGCATGGCGGTGGAAGGCCAGCTTGGCGGCACGTTCGAACGCACCTATTCGGACGATGGACTGGACGTGCGCATCGGCTTCCCCCGATCCGCGGTCGATAGCTGA